The Candidatus Desulfovibrio trichonymphae region GGGTAGACTGGGACGAACTCAGGCGCGTTGTGCATCTGGCCGTGCGCTTTTTGGACAATGTGATTGACGCTTCGCGTTTTCCGCTCAAAAACATTGATGAAACTGTGCGCAGAAACCGCAAGATCGGCCTTGGCGTTATGGGGTTTGCCGATCTGCTGTATCAGCTCGGCGTAGCGTACAATTCACAGAAGGGTATTGAACTGGCCGAGCGCCTCATGGGCTTTGTTCAGGAAGAAGGGCACAGGGCTTCAGCCGTTCTGGCGCGGGAACGCGGTCCCTTTCCCGCCTGGCCCTCTTCTGTTCACCGCAAAGGGAAAAAAGGCCCTTATCGCAACGCCACAGTCACCACCATTGCCCCTACAGGCACGCTTTCCATTATTGCCGGGTGTTCTTCCGGTGTGGAGCCGTTGTTTGCGCTCTGTTTCACGCGCAATATTCTGGACGGGGAACGCCTTGTGGAGGTCAATCCCTATTTTGAGGCGGCTCTTTCTGCCGAGGGCCTCTCCGGTCATGAAATTATGGACAGCGTTGTGGCCAGGGGGTCCATACAGGATATGGATTTTTTGCCGGCTGATCTGCGCAGAGTTTTTGTGACTGCCATGGATATTGAGCCTGTCTGGCATTTGCGTATGCAGGCTGCCTTTCAACGCCATACAGACAACGCCGTCTCAAAAACGGTGAACCTGCCTAACAGCGCAACAGAAAAAGATATTTACGATATTTACTGGCTTGCTTACAAAGAAGGCTGCAAGGGCGTCACAGTATACCGCGACGGCTGCAAGAGCGTTCAGGTGCTGGCCACGGGCGAGGGTCAGAAAAAAATGGACGGGGACGCGCACTCCGTCCGGCCTGTCTCTTCTGTGCGCAGGCGTCCGGACGTGGTGCAGGGCTTTACACAAAAGGTGCAGACAGGCCTGGGAGCCATGTATCTGACCGTCAATGAAGTGAACGGCGCGCCTTTCGAGATCTTTGCCACCATCGGAAAATCAGGGAGGTCCATCACCGCCAAGGCGGAAGCCATAGGCCGTCTCGTTTCCCTGGCGCTGCGTTCCGGCGTGCATGTGCGCGATGTGGTGGCGCAGATAAAGGACATAGGCGGAGAACACCCCGTGTTCAGGGGCAAGGGCCTGCTTTTGTCCATTCCCGATGCCATCGCCTGGGTACTTGAAAAGCGTTACCTCAAAGACGAACACTTGGGAGACATGAATAATCTGGAATCCCGACACTGCCCGGAATGTGGAGAGACACCTGTATTTCAGGAGGGTTGCCTCATTTGCCCGGCGTGCGGCTTTTCCCGTTGCGGGTGATGACAGGGCGGCGTCTGCATGAAATGGATCACCCATCAGGCAACGGCTGTGGCCGCCGCACTGGCGTTGTAGCTGCCGCCGGGCGGGCCTGCTGGCAGCCTGTGCCGGCGCTGCCTTGTCTGACGTTCTGGATCAGCGCATGGCGGGTCTGGCCGGTTCGGCGCGCGGACGACAGCAGACGTTCAACCGCATTCACCGGGGAACCACGCACTGGTTCGGCTGGTGGGCGGCTGTTTTTGCAGGCGCGTTGCTTTTGTCGTTGACGCCGGCGGCGCGGGCAGCGGCGACAGGTCTCGGCTTCGGCGGATTAAGCCATGTGATTCTGGACATGCTCACGCCGCAGGGCGTGCCCTTGCAGCCTTTTCCCCGCACGGGCCGTTTTTCTTTCAATCTCTGTTCCACCGGCAGCCTCGGCGAATATTGTTTTCTTGCGGGTGTTGTCGCCGCGACCTGGTTTTTTCTGGGCACAGACGTCTTGCGCGTGGTGCGGCGTCTGGGGCGGAGCGTTTTTTTTAGCGCGGTTGTCATTCAACTAGCGGAGATTTCACATGTGAACTGCCCTGAACACACCGCCGGATCGTTTCCCATACAGAAGACGGCGTGAACGCGCGGGACAGGGGCAGAAAGAGCAGGGCAAAGACGCAGCCGCCGGCTACCAGCGCCACGCAGGCCGCGCCGATGGGCGGAAGCGGCAGCTCCCGCAGACAGTATTCGGATATAAGCCAGGCCGCTGCCGCGCCCGGCAGAGCGCAGAAAAAGACCCGCAGCCCAAGGCCGCGGATCCCGGCAAAAGCACTTTTGCCGTGGCGATGAATCCATATCCCCACGAGCCAGAGCGTGTACAGGCTGACGCTTGCGCCGGAAAGCGCGGCTATGCCGGCCGCGCCCGCGGGAACAGCCCAGAAGTAGTAAACAGGCAGACATATCAGGGTGACGAGTGTGCCTGTGGCGGCAGGGGTGACAGTGTCGCCGTAAGCGTAGAAGCCCCGCACCAGCACCATGTAGACAATCCAGAACGGGGCCGGCGCCAGCATGAGCCGGGTCAACGGTGCTGCGGCCAGCGTTTCCTCCGCGCCGAAGCTCCCGCCCTGAAAGATGACGCATAAAACAGGCCAGGCGGACGCCGCCATCCAGAGCGCACAGGGGATGACAAGCGCCAGTCCGGCGCTCAGAGCTGTGCGTAGTGTCTGGTGAAAGCGTTTGTTTTCGCCCTGCGTCAGTAGACTCACGAGAAATGGGTAGGAAGCCACGGCGGCGGCCTGTCCCATGAGACCAACAGGAACCTGGGCGATGCGCCGCGCGTAATTGAGCAGGCTGACCGCGCCGTCACCGACCAGACTGCCGAAAACGCGCAGAAACTGTTCGTCCAGCATGATGACGGTCTGCCCCAGCATGAGCGGCAGGGCCGTGAGCAGAAATCTGCCCATGAGCGCGTGCCGCCAGATCGGTCGCAAACGCAGCCCGCCCGCTGCCGCAACGCGCAGGGGTAGGAAAAAAGTGCCCAGGGCAGCGCCGACAGTGACGCCGGCGCAATACCCTGTCATGCCCTGAACAGGAGCGACAACTGGCAGCAGCAGACCCGTGGCGATGATGCAGCCGTTATAGACCAGCGGCGCAAGCGCCGGTATGCTGAACTGCCGCCGCAGATAGAGCAGGGCAGTGAGGCAGGCGCCGCAGAGAAAAAATATCTGGGCAGGCAGAATAATTCTCATAAAGAAAGCCAGGCGTTGCCACTGGTCGGGGGCGAAGCCCGGAGCGGTCAACCGGGCCAGAGGTTCCGCCGCGAACATGCCGAATGCTGTGAGAAGGATTGAGCCGGCCAGCGTCCAACAGAAGACGCAGGAAAAAAAGCGCCAGGCGTCGTCCTCGTCCTCCGCAAATCTGCGGGAGAGCAGGGGGATGATGGTGATGGACATGAAGCCGCCAGCCAGCAGATAATTAATGATGTCCGGCACCACAAAGGCGGCAAAATACATATCCGCCTCGCCACTCGCGCCGAATTGCCAGGAAATAACTTTGTCCCGCACAAGGCCCATGAGCCGTGAAAGAATGGCGCTGACAGCCAGAATCAGCGCTGCCGGGCCCATGCGGTGACGTGTGGCGAGCCCCGGCATCAGTGTGGTTTCCCGGCGGCTGCCAGAGGCCTTGGCGCAAGCCCCGGAGGGAGCTTGAGTGCCATGTAGTTCAAGCTTGCATTTTTTCACAGAGTGCCGGGGTAGACTGTGAGGGCGGTCAGGGCGTTTACTCCTGCTGCCTCACGCGCTGTCACAGGGTCATGTCAGTTACGGTTGGTGCCGAACAAGCGCAGCAGCAGGAGGAAGAGATTGATAAAATCAAGGTACAGGGTCAACGCGCCCAATATCGCTCCGCGCCGGACAGCCGTGCCGTCATTCAGAGGGGCGGTTTCGCCGAAACGACGCAGTTTTTGCGTGTCGTACGCTGTGAGTCCGGTAAAAATCAGAACGCCGAGGCAGGTTATGATGAAATCCATCAAGGTGCTTTGCAGAAAAATATTGACCAGCATGGCGATGACAATGCCTATAAGCCCCATGAATAAAAAACTGCCGAAGGCTGTAAGGTCGCGTTTTGTCACAGTGCCGTAAAGGGACATGGCGAGAAAGGTACCCGCCGTCGTCAGAAAGGCGTTGGAAATGGAAGCTGTGGAATAGACGACGAAAACGGACGAAAGCATGGCCCCGGTCAGGGCTGAATAGAGCAGAAAAAGGCCTGTGGCCGTCTGCCCGGACATTTTATGCACGGCGGCGGAGAGAGCTATGACAAGGCCGAACTGGGCGATAATCAGCGCTACCGTGATAAGGCTGTTGTCCAGTATGGTCTGCTGCAGATCGGGCGACGACGTCACTCCGTAAGCCACAGCAGCGGTCAGGGCCATACCGACCGTCATCCACTGATAGACTTGACGCATATAGACGGAAGCGGCGCTGACGCCGCTTTGGGCGATAGTGCGGGTAGTTGGCGACATGGTTCCTCCTGAAATGGTTAGTAATGTGTTTTTTGCTTCTGCAATGTGTTTACCTGTTTTTACAGAGTACTCACGGTATAGTTATAAGATTTAACCCGCGCTTGGCAAGTTGTCAAAATGCCCGCTGATCTGTTCCACCGTCACCACAGGGACATCACTGAACCCTGTTTCCGCCAAAACGCCGCGCAGGGCCGCCAGCACGGCGTCTGTCAAGTCTGCGTAAGCCACATGCAGCACCGCCTGCCCCTCCTGCTCAAAGCGCAGGCGGAAACGGCCCCTTTCCGCCTGCGGGTCTTCCGCATCCGCGCCGCGTGTGAGCACGGCATGACGCCGCAGCACAAGCCCGACGGCTTCTTCCGCCGTGTTCAGAGCAGCCAGACTTGCATATGTCGGGCGGATGCCGTAGTTATACCTGGTAAACAAACACGGATGGGCCGACTGATCGGGCATGTCCATGCCGTTTTTCCGGGCCAGCGCCCGAATATCGACTTTGCGCAGCCCGGCTGCGGCCAGTGGAGAAATAATGCCCAATTCTCTGAGGGCGCGCAAGCCGGGCCTGTATCCTTCTCCATCCGAAGCGTTTGTGCCGTCGCACAGCGGCAGATCACCCGCTTCCGCCCTGAGCGCCCTGAAAACCGCGTTTTTGCAATGATAACAGCGCTCCCTGCCGTTCGCCGCAATCTCAGGAACCTGCAACGGGTCAATGGACAGCAGCGTCAGAGAAAGCCCGTTCAGTTCAGCCCAGCTTTCAGCCCAGGCGCTCTCCTCGGCGGGAATGTGCGGCCCTTTCACATGCAGCACCCTGACATCCAGCCCCAGACGCAATGCCGTAAAACTGAGAAAACGGCTGTCCACGCCGCCGGAAAAGGCGACGGACAGAGCGCCCAGCGAGCGCAGATGATCGTGCAGCGAATGTTCACGGTCAGGCAATGATTGGGATGATGTCATACAGTTCTCAAGAGTTTTTATAATATAATTGGACTGTTGCTGATGCAAAACATGTTGTTAGCGGATAATGCCGCCGCCTACAACCAGATCGCCGCAATACAGCACCAGAGATTGCCCCGCCGCAACTCCCTGCTGGGGTTCGGCAAAAGATATGGAAAGCTGTGAGGCCGCAGCGCCCGGCAGTGCCGTCACCGTCACGGGGCGTTGGGATGAACGCAGACGGGCGGCCAAAGAGTGCCCCGCCGTCTCAAGAGGAACATGCAGACGCGTGTATTCAAGGGTGCAGTCCTGTTGCAGGCTTTCTTCGTAATCTCCCGCCACAACCTC contains the following coding sequences:
- a CDS encoding vitamin B12-dependent ribonucleotide reductase: MIPMPENLSHPQLSANTEVVLQKRYLRKTPEGYPDESPRELFWRVASAVAAEETRYEKSSCRSDALAREFYDMMTSWKFLPNSPTLMNAGTDLGQLSACFVLPVGDSIEEIFDAVKYAAMIHKSGGGTGFSFSRLRPKESRVGSTGGVASGPVSFLRIFNTATEQIKQGGTRRGANMGILRVDHPDILDFIRAKEKEGEFNNFNLSVGLTEVFMQAVERDEHYDLRAPNTGEVTQRLRARDVFELLTNKAWQSGDPGIVFLDRINRDNPTPDQGEIESTNPCGEQPLLPFEACNLGSVNLAGFYAPGHNDDADPAAKGVDWDELRRVVHLAVRFLDNVIDASRFPLKNIDETVRRNRKIGLGVMGFADLLYQLGVAYNSQKGIELAERLMGFVQEEGHRASAVLARERGPFPAWPSSVHRKGKKGPYRNATVTTIAPTGTLSIIAGCSSGVEPLFALCFTRNILDGERLVEVNPYFEAALSAEGLSGHEIMDSVVARGSIQDMDFLPADLRRVFVTAMDIEPVWHLRMQAAFQRHTDNAVSKTVNLPNSATEKDIYDIYWLAYKEGCKGVTVYRDGCKSVQVLATGEGQKKMDGDAHSVRPVSSVRRRPDVVQGFTQKVQTGLGAMYLTVNEVNGAPFEIFATIGKSGRSITAKAEAIGRLVSLALRSGVHVRDVVAQIKDIGGEHPVFRGKGLLLSIPDAIAWVLEKRYLKDEHLGDMNNLESRHCPECGETPVFQEGCLICPACGFSRCG
- a CDS encoding metal-dependent hydrolase codes for the protein MSDVLDQRMAGLAGSARGRQQTFNRIHRGTTHWFGWWAAVFAGALLLSLTPAARAAATGLGFGGLSHVILDMLTPQGVPLQPFPRTGRFSFNLCSTGSLGEYCFLAGVVAATWFFLGTDVLRVVRRLGRSVFFSAVVIQLAEISHVNCPEHTAGSFPIQKTA
- a CDS encoding adenine nucleotide alpha-hydrolase family protein, with protein sequence MTSSQSLPDREHSLHDHLRSLGALSVAFSGGVDSRFLSFTALRLGLDVRVLHVKGPHIPAEESAWAESWAELNGLSLTLLSIDPLQVPEIAANGRERCYHCKNAVFRALRAEAGDLPLCDGTNASDGEGYRPGLRALRELGIISPLAAAGLRKVDIRALARKNGMDMPDQSAHPCLFTRYNYGIRPTYASLAALNTAEEAVGLVLRRHAVLTRGADAEDPQAERGRFRLRFEQEGQAVLHVAYADLTDAVLAALRGVLAETGFSDVPVVTVEQISGHFDNLPSAG
- the murJ gene encoding murein biosynthesis integral membrane protein MurJ, translated to MKKCKLELHGTQAPSGACAKASGSRRETTLMPGLATRHRMGPAALILAVSAILSRLMGLVRDKVISWQFGASGEADMYFAAFVVPDIINYLLAGGFMSITIIPLLSRRFAEDEDDAWRFFSCVFCWTLAGSILLTAFGMFAAEPLARLTAPGFAPDQWQRLAFFMRIILPAQIFFLCGACLTALLYLRRQFSIPALAPLVYNGCIIATGLLLPVVAPVQGMTGYCAGVTVGAALGTFFLPLRVAAAGGLRLRPIWRHALMGRFLLTALPLMLGQTVIMLDEQFLRVFGSLVGDGAVSLLNYARRIAQVPVGLMGQAAAVASYPFLVSLLTQGENKRFHQTLRTALSAGLALVIPCALWMAASAWPVLCVIFQGGSFGAEETLAAAPLTRLMLAPAPFWIVYMVLVRGFYAYGDTVTPAATGTLVTLICLPVYYFWAVPAGAAGIAALSGASVSLYTLWLVGIWIHRHGKSAFAGIRGLGLRVFFCALPGAAAAWLISEYCLRELPLPPIGAACVALVAGGCVFALLFLPLSRAFTPSSVWETIRRCVQGSSHVKSPLVE
- a CDS encoding Bax inhibitor-1/YccA family protein, with protein sequence MSPTTRTIAQSGVSAASVYMRQVYQWMTVGMALTAAVAYGVTSSPDLQQTILDNSLITVALIIAQFGLVIALSAAVHKMSGQTATGLFLLYSALTGAMLSSVFVVYSTASISNAFLTTAGTFLAMSLYGTVTKRDLTAFGSFLFMGLIGIVIAMLVNIFLQSTLMDFIITCLGVLIFTGLTAYDTQKLRRFGETAPLNDGTAVRRGAILGALTLYLDFINLFLLLLRLFGTNRN